From a single Lolium rigidum isolate FL_2022 chromosome 7, APGP_CSIRO_Lrig_0.1, whole genome shotgun sequence genomic region:
- the LOC124677638 gene encoding calmodulin-binding transcription activator 2-like, with protein sequence MAEMHKYGLPNQPPDIPQILQDAQNRWLRPTEICQILSNYKKFSIAPEPPNRPPSGSLFLFDRKILRYFRKDGHIWRKKKDGKTVKEAHEKLKVGSVDVLHCYYAHGEENENFQRRTYWLLEEGFMNIVLVHYLDIKGGKQSYIRSKEAEDIARLSSDDSPACSNSFASQSQVASQTMDAESPYSGQLSEYEDAETDNCRASSRYHPFVEMQQPVDGAMMDNLLGAPAPSTSLNNLGYQNEKQAITANISNNFVTHHGVASVFNETGAGLRTDSKTGLDSGHFSEPFSSYPTGFTEPTLYSSVATMGSNNLDGNSRLETLMTEALYTNNLTQNEADALSAAGMTSSQVHNDGYTDASMRYPLLKQSSLDLFNIEPNGLKKFDSFSRWMSDELAEVADLDIKSSSDTFWSSAETVNVADASSIPINEQLDAYVVSPSLSQDQLFSIIDVSPSWADTGSKIKVLITGTFLTNKEHVENCNWSCMFGDVEVPTEVLADGSLRCYTPLHQSGRVPFYVTCSNRVACSEVREFEFRDSGTQYMEAADPHITGINEMHLHIRLEKLLSLGPDDYEKYVMSDGNEKSELIRTIGSLMLDDNFTNLASPSDEKVLSAAQDKNREKLVKDKLYYWLIHKIHDDGKGPNVLGNEGQGVIHLVAALGYDWAIRPIITAGVHVNFRDARGWTALHWAASCGRERTVGALITNGAASGALTDPTPQFPSGRTPADLASENLHKGIAGFLAESALTSHLSALTLKESKGGNVEEICGIAEADGFAESSSVHLASQDSQAEPLKDSLSAVRKSTLAASKIFQAFRVESFHRKKVVEYGDDDCGLSDERTLSLVSLKNAKSGQNDMPHSAAVRIQNKFRGWKGKKEFMIIRQKIIKIQAHVRGHQVRRNYRKVVWSVGIVEKVILRWRRKGRGLRGFQPEKQIEAPSQIQPAEEEDEYDYLKDGRKQAEGRLQRSLDRVKSMTQYPEAREQYSRLQACVTELQESKAIQDKMLSDIADVDGGDFMADLEDLCGEDDTPMSTIS encoded by the exons ATGGCGGAGATGCACAAGTACGGGCTGCCCAACCAGCCCCCAG ATATTCCCCAGATACTCCAGGACGCTCAGAACCGGTGGCTGCGGCCCACCGAAATCTGCCAAATACTGTCCAACTACAAGAAGTTCTCCATTGCGCCCGAGCCACCCAACAGGCCTCCAA GTGGTTCATTATTTCTATTTGACCGGAAAATATTGAGATACTTCAGGAAGGATGGACACATCTGGAGAAAGAAGAAGGATGGCAAGACAGTCAAGGAAGCTCATGAAAAGCTCAAA GTTGGCAGTGTTGATGTACTTCATTGCTATTATGCCCATGGGGAAGAGAACGAGAACTTCCAAAGACGGACCTATTGGTTGTTAGAAGA GGGTTTTATGAATATTGTTCTTGTGCACTATCTTGACATCAAG GGTGGCAAACAAAGTTATATTCGTTCGAAAGAAGCTGAAGATATTGCACGATTATCAAGTGATGATAGTCCTGCATGTTCAAATTCTTTCGCTAGTCAGAGCCAGGTAGCCTCCCAAACTATGGATGCTGAAAGCCCATATAGTGGCCAGCTTTCGGAATATGAAGATGCTGAAACAG ATAATTGTCGAGCAAGTTCCAGATACCACCCTTTCGTTGAGATGCAGCAGCCTGTGGATGGAGCCATGATGGATAATCTGTTGGGTGCCCCAGCTCCAAGTACTTCCTTGAATAATCTAG GTTATCAAAATGAAAAGCAGGCTATAACAGCTAACATAAGCAATAATTTTGTTACTCACCATGGTGTAGCTAGTGTATTCAATGAAACTGGAGCTGGATTAAGGACTGATTCGAAAACAGGACTTGATTCAGGACACTTCAGTGAGCCCTTCTCATCATATCCAACAGGGTTCACGGAGCCGACACTCTATTCTTCTGTTGCCACAATGGGGTCTAACAATCTGGATGGCAACTCTCGGTTAGAAACACTGATGACTGAGGCACTGTACACCAACAACCTTACGCAAAATGAAGCTGATGCGCTGAGTGCTGCAGGCATGACGTCCTCACAG GTGCACAATGATGGTTATACAGATGCAAGCATGAGATATCCGCTATTAAAGCAGTCATCATTGGACCTCTTTAATATTGAGCCCAATGGTTTGAAGAAATTTGACAGCTTCTCGAGATGGATGAGTGACGAACTTGCAGAGGTAGCTGATTTGGATATCAAGTCCAGTTCTGATACTTTCTGGAGCAGCGCTGAAACTGTCAATGTTGCTGATGCCTCTAGTATTCCTATCAACGAGCAACTGGATGCATACGTAGTCAGCCCCTCGCTTTCCCAAGACCAGCTCTTCAGCATTATTGATGTTTCTCCAAGCTGGGCGGACACTGGCTCGAAAATTAAG GTCTTGATTACTGGTACATTCTTGACAAACAAAGAACATGTAGAAAATTGCAACTGGTCATGCATGTTTGGGGATGTTGAAGTACCGACAGAGGTTTTAGCAGATGGCTCCCTGCGCTGCTACACGCCATTGCATCAATCTGGGCGAGTTCCATTTTATGTTACATGCTCTAATAGGGTAGCTTGTAGTGAAGTAAGGGAATTCGAGTTTCGTGATTCTGGAACTCAGTATATGGAGGCGGCAGATCCTCATATTACTGGCATTAATGAAATGCATTTACATATCCGTCTTGAGAAGTTGCTTTCACTGGGACCAGATGACTATGAGAAGTATGTTATGAGTGATGGAAATGAGAAGTCTGAGTTAATCAGAACTATTGGTTCCCTGATGCTTGATGATAATTTTACAAACCTGGCATCACCGTCGGATGAAAAAGTTTTGTCCGCTGCACAGGATAAGAACCGTGAGAAACTTGTCAAAGATAAGCTGTATTATTGGCTTATCCATAAGATACATGATGACGGGAAAGGTCCCAATGTGTTAGGCAATGAAGGACAAGGAGTAATCCATTTAGTAGCTGCACTTGGCTATGATTGGGCTATCAGACCAATTATTACTGCAGGTGTACATGTGAACTTCAGGGATGCTCGTGGATGGACTGCACTTCACTGGGCTGCATCATGTGGAAG AGAGCGAACAGTCGGTGCCCTCATAACAAATGGAGCTGCATCTGGGGCATTAACAGATCCAACTCCTCAATTCCCATCTGGAAGAACGCCTGCTGATTTAGCATCAGAAAATTTACACAAAGGCATTGCAGGTTTTCTTGCAGAGTCTGCCTTGACAAGTCATCTTTCAGCACTCACATTGAAAGAATCAAAGGGTGGCAATGTTGAAGAAATATGTGGAATAGCAGAAGCTGATGGCTTTGCAGAATCAAGTTCTGTTCACCTTGCCTCCCAAGATTCTCAGGCGGAGCCATTAAAAGATTCACTTAGTGCGGTTCGTAAATCAACTCTAGCTGCATCCAAAATATTTCAAGCTTTTCGGGTGGAATCATTCCACAGAAAGAAGGTGGTTGAATATGGAGATGATGATTGCGGATTATCTGATGAGCGCACACTTTCACTTGtttctcttaaaaatgccaaatcTGGACAGAATGATATGCCACATTCTGCTGCAGTGCGTATCCAAAACAAGTTTAGAGGATGGAAAGGAAAAAAAGAGTTCATGATTATTCGACAGAAAATCATCAAGATACAG GCTCATGTAAGAGGACACCAAGTAAGGAGAAACTATCGGAAGGTAGTCTGGTCAGTGGGTATTGTGGAGAAAGTTATACTGAGATGGAGGAGAAAGGGAAGGGGTTTGCGTGGTTTCCAACCTGAGAAACAAATTGAAGCGCCATCGCAGATTCAACCtgcagaagaggaagatgaatacGACTACTTGAAGGATGGCAGGAAACAGGCTGAAGGCAGGCTACAAAGGTCCTTAGATCGTGTGAAATCAATGACTCAATACCCAGAAGCAAGAGAACAATACAGTAGGCTGCAAGCCTGTGTTACAGAACTACAAGAGTCCAAG GCAATACAGGATAAGATGCTAAGCGATATAGCGGATGTGGACGGAGGCGATTTCATGGCTGATTTGGAGGACTTGTGCGGGGAGGATGACACACCAATGTCCACTATTTCGTGA